The segment AAAGAGACTTTGCAGCAGGCGATGCCATCGACCAAAACAGTGAAATTGCGTCTGGGAGAGGAATGGGTCATCTTGAGGCGCGCGTTGGTCGTACTTGAGAAAAATATCATAACGCGCCTGGGGATAGAGATTTTGCAAGGCTTCGAGGAGGAAGGTGGAGTAGACTTGAACGCCACCTTTAAAGCCAAAAACATTAGGAAAAATGAAATAGAAATGGGGAAAGTCAGGGAATTTGCACATTGGAAAACTTGACCTCAAACTAACAGGACTTATTTTCTTATCAGAATTTTCGTGGCTTATTTATGCACGTTGTCAAAGCTACAATATTTGCTAACCACTTATGCACCCTCTCAAATCTCCAGAAAAATGGCACATTGCACTCGCTCTCGTTGCAGGGATTTTTGCCATTTCCACATCTGCGATTTTTATTCGCCTCGCCATTGATGCAGCCGGAACGCGCGGCGTTGCATTTAGCCTCTTTTTAGCGGCATCTCGCCTCACCCTTGCCTCCCTCTTATTACTTCCCGTCGGATTTCGCCTCAAATCCCAAAAGATTTCTCGCCAAGCCGTTCTTTTCGCAGTCATTGCAGGCGCGTGTCTCGCACTTCATTTTGCCACTTGGATTACTTCCCTCTCCTTCACCTCCATCGCTGCGTCCACAACCCTCGTAACAACCAATCCCATTTGGATTGCGCTGATTTCTTGGCTGTGGTTTGGAGAAAAACCCACAAAGATAGCTCGCATAGGTATCGCGATCGCGCTCTGTGGAGGTATTCTTATTGCATTAGGAGGGGGAACCGCCGATAATACCGCAACCAATCCCCTCCTCGGTAACGTCCTTGCCTTAATTGGCGCTTGGATGGTGAGTCTATACATTCTCTGCGGAAGAGAAGCACAGCGTAAAGGTTTAGGAACCGGAGGATATGCTATCATTGCGTATAGTACATCAGCACTATTACTGTTTCCCTTCCCCCTCCTATTTGGTTCTGGCTACTTCAACTATCCCCAACCCGTCTACCTCTACACCATTCTGATTGCACTGATTCCCCAACTTATCGGTCATACCAGCCTCAACTGGTCAGTTCGCTGGGTTTCGCCAATATTCATCTCCCTTGCCATTCTCTTTGAACCCGTCGGGTCGAGTCTATTAGGATTTATCTTTTTCAAAGAAATACCGGGACTCCCCGTCCTCGCAGGCGCAGCCATCCTTTTAAGCGGAGTCGCCACAGCCATTTGGGGTTCGCGGTAAAGGTTTGTCAATTGAAAATAAAATAGGAGAATGACTAACACCTCTTCTGCACCTAACCCAACCCCCCAACAGCAACCCCTGCTTGTTATTATCGACGGACACTCCCTCGCTTTTCGTTCCTATTTCGCCTTCGCCAAAGGACGGGATGGGGGACTGCGTACCGCCAACGGAACACCCACCAATATCTGCTTCGGCTTTCTAAAATCCCTGCTTCAGGTTATGCAAGCAGAACACCCCCAAATGCTCGCGGTTGCTTTTGACCTACAGGAACCCACCTTCCGTCACAAAGCTGACGCTACCTACAAAGCAGACAGACCCGAAGCGCCGGAAGATTTTGCGCCAGACATGAAAAACTTGCAAAGATTGCTTGCAGCGCTAAATTTACCGGTTTTAACTGCTACGGGATACGAAGCGGATGATGTGTTAGCCACCCTAACCAAACAAGGAAGCGAGGCGGGATGTCGCGTCAAAATTGCTAGTGGAGATCGCGATTTATTTCAACTCGTTGATGATGGGAAAAAAGTTAGCGTTTTATATTTTGATAAAAATGCAATTCGAGGGTCAAATATTGCAGGAATCACTGAGTTTGATGAAGAAGCTGTTGTCCAGAAGCTAGGGATTAAACCCGAACAAGTGGTGGATTATAAAGCATTGTGTGGGGATAAATCCGATAATATTCCTGGGGTGCGCGGAATTGGTGAAAAAACTGCCGTAAAATTATTGATTGAATATCCAACCCTAGGAGACATTTATCAAAATATCGAGAAGATTAAAGGAGCGAATCGCAAAAAGCTGGAAACGGGAAAAGATGATGCAGAAAAGTCTCAATATCTAGCTCAATTGCGATTCGATGTTCCCCTAAACGCTTCTCTAGAAGCGTGTGAGTTAAAAGGATTCGATGCAGCGAATGTAAAACCGATACTCGAAGAACTCGAACTCAAGCAATTTTTGCGTCAAATCGATCGCATTCAAGAGCAATTTGGCGGGAAAGAGACAGAAAATTCAAATATCACTGTTGAAGTTGCAGACGAATCTCTATGGTTTTTTAGTGCAGAAGATACAGAAAAAGCAGAGCAAGCAGCGCAATCTTTAATTGAGCCACAAGTTATTGATACGCCTGAAAAGTTGCAGGAATTAGTTCAACGACTACAACAGCATACAAATTTCAATAATCCCGTTGCTTGGGATACAGAAACTACGGCGTTAGATCCCTTTGATGCAGAATTAGTCGGTTTGGGATGTTGTTGGGGAGATGAGGTTACAGATATTGCTTATATTCCTGTGGGTCATGAGGAAGGAACTCAACTTTCAAAGGAACGGGTTTTAAATGCACTGCGTCCGATTTTAGAAAGCGAGGACTATCCCAAAGCCTTTCAAAATACGAAATTCGATCGTTTGATTTTGCGACATCAAGGGATAAATCTTTCTGGCGTGGTTTTTGATACGATGCTTGCTAGTTATGTTTTGCATCCGGAACAAAGTCATAACTTGGGCGATTTATCTTTGCGCTATTTAGAGGGAATTGAATCCAAAAGCTATAAGGATTTAGAGATTCCTAAAGGCAAAACCATTGCGTACTTACCCATTCCCAAAGCTGCGGACTACTGCGGGATGGATGCTTACGCCACATTCCTCTTGGTTGAAAAGTTACGAGCAGAATTAGCTTCATACCCTGACTTAAATAACCTTCTGTTGGAAATCGAGCAACCTTTAGAACCCGCTTTAGCTGAGATGGAATATCGGGGAATTCGGATTGACATTCCCTATTTAAACAAACTTTCGCAGCAACTCGAAAAAGACTTGAATAAAATTGAAGCTCAAGCTTATGAAGATGCGGGAGAAGAATTCAATTTGGGCTCTCCCAAACAACTGAGCGAGTTACTTTTTGAAAAACTAAAACTAAGTCGCAAAAAATCGCGAAAAATCAAAACAGGCTATTCAACCGACCACGCAACCTTGGAAAAACTTCAAGGGGATCATCCTGTAATCGATCGCATTTTGGAGTATCGCACGCTGTCGAAATTAAAATCCACTTACGTCGATGCAATTCCCGCTTTAACTCGTCCCGATACCCAACGCATTCACACCAATTTCAATCAAACCGTCACCACAACGGGAAGACTCTCTTCTTCTAATCCCAATTTACAAAATATTCCCATCCGCACTGAATTTTCTAGGCAAATTCGCAAAGCCTTTTTACCCAAACCCGGTTGGCAATTAATCGCCGCAGACTACTCGCAAATCGAACTAAGAATTCTGGCTCATTTGAGTCAAGAACCCGTCCTCGTTGAAGCGTATCGCAATCGCCAAGACGTGCATACCGTCACCGCGCAACTGCTGTTTGAAAAAGAAACCGTTACTCCAGACGAACGCCGTTTGGGGAAAACGATCAATTTCGGTGTAATTTATGGCATGGGCGCACAGCGATTTGCACGGGAAGCGGGGGTGAGTAGTGCGGAAGGAAAAGCCTTTATTGATAAATACCGCGATCGCTATGCGAAAGTGTTCGAGTATTTAGAGAGTATGAAAAAAACCGCGATCGCGCAAGGATATGTCACCACTCTCCTGGAACGTCGCCGCTACTTCTATTTTGCCAGCAGCCTGAAACATGAGCTTGGAAAGAACCCCGACAGCATTGACCTCGAAAAGTTCAAAAAGATCGGTCAAGGAGACTCACAACTGCTCAGAGCCGCCGCAAACGCGCCAATTCAAGGCTCCAGTGCCGATATTATTAAAATCGCCACGATTAAACTCCACAATCTCCTCCAAAACTACCAAACTCGATTGTTGCTACAGGTTCACGATGAATTGGTTTTTGAAGTCCCTCCCGATGAGTGCGAAGAACTCACAGGAAAAATTCAATCGATTATGGAAGAAGCCGTATCTCTTTCCGTTCCCCTCGTGGTTGAAGTGCGTTCGGGGAATAATTGGATGGAAGCAAAATAGGAGTTCAGAGTTAGGACATTGGTGAAGGCGAGTAGGGGAAGCTGAGGGAGAGAGAAGGTGTGAATTCGGATGTCCTAACTGTCATGGCGACTGCTATACAATGAACAAGGGTATAAAAGGACAGAAGTGAAGGAGTTCGCGCATGACGATTACGGGAGAGATTAAGTCTAAGGTAGACAAACTTTGGACTACTTTTTGGAACAATGGCATCAGTAACCCTCTCTCCGTGATAGAACAAATCTCTTATCTACTCTTCATCAAGCGTTTGGACGACCTGGAACTACTCAAAGAAAGGAAAGCGCAGAGATTAGGAAAGCCAATTAAAGACAGTATTTTTTCAGACGAGCAGCAAACCCTTCGCTGGTCGCACTTCAAAAACCTCAGCGATGCGGACAAGATGCTGCGGATTGTTCGCGATGAAGCCTTTCCCTTTATTAAGAATTTGGGCGGTACGCAGATAGAAACAGCTTACGCCCGTCATATGAAGGATGCAGTATTTTTAATTGCCAGTCCTGCCCTACTAACTAATGTAGTATCGCAGATCGAGCAGATTCCAATGGAGGATCGGGATACCAAGGGCGACCTTTATGAATATATGCTCTCGAAGCTGACCACCGCAGGAACTAACGGACAGTTTAGAACTCCTCGCCACATCATTAAGATGATGGTGGAATTGATGAACCCAGGAGCGAGAGAAATCATCTGCGACCCTGCCTGTGGTACGGGTGGGTTTTTAGTAGCTGCTGCGGAGTATTTACGAAATTTAAAAGATAGTAGTGGTAATTCGATCTTAAATGCCCCAGGCAACCGCGAACACTTTAACAGCAAGATGTTTCACGGCTTCGATTTTGACGGGACAATGTTACGCATTGGTAGTATGAACTTGATGCTACACGGCATTGATGACCCAAAGATTGAGGCGAGAGATTCGATATCAGAAGACTACTCAGGTATCTCTGAAGCCTTCACCATGATTCTGGCAAACCCGCCGTTTAAGGGTTCGGTGGAGAAATCTACTATTGCCAAAGACCTGACCAAAGTTGTTTCTACCACCAAAACAGAACTGTTATTCCTTCCCCTATTCCTACGACTGCTAAAGATTGGCGGACAGGCTGCGGTTATCGTTCCCGATGGAGTGCTATTTGGTTCTTCCAAGGCACATAAAACTATTCGTAAAACCCTGATTGAAAATCACAAACTAGATGGGGTGATATCCATGCCTTCGGGGGTTTTTAAGCCCTATGCGGGAGTATCAACGGCGGTAATTATCTTTACCAAGGTGGGAGTAGAAAAAGACGGTACGGATTACGTTTGGTTCTATGACATGAAGGCTGATGGTTTATCCCTGGATGATAAACGGCAACCTATTGAAGATAATGACATTCTCGATCTGCTGGAGAAATGGCATAACCGCGACCCCAAACAGGAATCAGATCGTAAGGCAAAGGCGTTTTTTGTTCCTAAGAAGGAGATTGAAGCAGAAGGTTACGACCTCTCAATCAACCGCTACAAAGAGATTGAGTATGAGGAAGTGGAGTATGACCCGCCCAATGTGATTTTAGGCAAACTTAGATCCTTAGAGAATGAGATTAGAGCCGATCTTGATGCTTTGGAGGGGATGTTGGGATGAAAGATACAGCTCTAGGCGAAATTGCTGAATTTATTAGGAATGGGAAGTCAGTAAAGCAGACGGATGGCTCAGGAGGTCTGCCCATCACAAGAATTGAAACTATTTCAAACGGATTTATCAATACTCAAAAGTTTGGTTTTGCCAATCTTGAGCTTCAGGGTAACGAAGACTGGTTATTAAATGAAGGGGATATTTTAGTCAGTCACATAAATAGCACAAAACATTTAGGTAAGTGTGCTATTTATCAAGAGCATTCTGGAAAAATTATTCACGGAATGAACTTATTGAATTTTCGATGTAAGAAAGACAGAGCATATCCTCAATATATTTTCTACGCATTGAATTCTCAAAGACTAAAGCGACAGATTCCAAAGATTACTAAGAATTCGGTTAATCAGTCTAGTTTTACTGTCACAAATTTCAAGCAACTTGTAATCCCTCTTTCTCCCCTTGAAGAACAAAAGCGTATAGCTGCGATTCTAGATAAAGCTGATGCTGTCCGACAGAAGCGCAAAGAAGCGATCGCCCTAACTGAAGAACTCTTGCGATCGACCTTCCTCGATATGTTCGGCGACCCTGTTACTAATCCGAAGGGATGGGAAAAGGTTACTTTTTCTCAGATTGTAAAAGGAAAAATGAGAAATGGGCTGTCGCCATCGTCAAAGGGTACTTATGAAGGTCAGGTACTTACTCTTTCAGCAATTACACAAGGAAGCTTTGATATTTCAGAGAGGAAGATTGCCAACTTTGATATTCTTCCCCCTAAAGACAAGATGTTATATAAGTCTGATTTCTTAGTTTGCCGTGGTAATGGAAATATAAATCTGGTTGGTTGTGGGCGTTTCCCTGATGATGAATATCTTAATACCATGTTTCCAGACACCATCATTGGCGTTCCTATTGATTACAAAATAATTGATAAAAATTTTCTTGAGACTCTCTGGAATACCCCGTTTATCCGTCGCCAAATCGAAAAAAAGGCTAGAACTACCAATGGCACGTATAAAATCAATCAGACGATTCTTAGCGGAATACAGCTTGTTTTACCACCGCTAAAACTACAAGCACAATTTTCGTCTGTTTATCAAGCTTTGAAGGCAATGAATAGAAAATTAAGACTTTCACTATCTAATGATCTTTTCGATTCTCTATTACAAAAAGCCTTTCGAGGGGAACTGTAGAGATGGCAGCAGAACCACCAGAGATATGGGTAATAGGGGGTTCTAACGGCTCTGGTAAGACGACTTTCGCCTTAAATATCTTTCCCAATCTGGGCAATATTGAATTCATCAACGCTGACATAATCGCAGCCCAATTAAACCCTGATAATCCCGATGCGGTGGCAATTCAAGCTAGTAGAATGATGCTAGAAAGATTGAAAAGTAGAGCTTCGACAAAACAAGGTTTTGCCTTTGAAACCACATTAGCAGCCCGTTCTGTCTTGGTCAGCGTTCCCTTGCGTTTTGCGCCGACGCGGGGTCTGACCGCTTTGCCCCTTTCCTGAGACGATGCCAAGCCCAAGGTTATCGGGTGAATCTGATTTATGTCTGGCTGAATAGTGTGGAGCTGGCAGTTACCAGAGTCGCTCTGAGGGTAGCTAGCGGTGGGCATAATATCCCTGAAGATGTTATCCGCCGTCGGTACGAGCGAGGTAGAAAGAACTTTCTGGAACTCTACAGCGAATTAGCGGACTATTGGATTGTTTATGATAATACTAGACCTCAAAGAGAGCTGATAGCGGAGAAAGTACCAGAACAACCAGAAGCTACTATTTACCGAGCCGATATTTGGCAACAGATTCAACAGTTATAACTATGCACGTATCATCAGACAAAAAACTATCAGACCGACTAAACGATCTTACTCAAGAGGCAGTAGATCAAGCGATTGAAAAACATCGTTTGCGTGGTGAGTCTATTGCCATCAGTGACGAACAAGGAAAGGTTCGAGTAGTTCCTGCCAGCGAGATACCAGACCTAGAAAAAGCAAATTTACCCAAGCATCCCCAGCGGAATCATTCTGAAGAGAAAAAGTAGTATTTAAGCTATCTTTCGGGAAATCTAAGGTTAGAGACACAATTCAAGCAAGCGTATGGCATCAAACTTTGACTTTTTAGGCGAGTATTTCCCCGAACTCTATAACCATGCCATCCATACAGAGAGTATGGCGTACTCTGCTCCTCGTGCCAGTTGTTTCTATGCTCGCTTTGCCTTAGAGCAAGCGGTAATCTGGCTTTACGAGCATGATGCTTACCTCAGACCACCCTACGACAATAATCTGGGGGCATTAATTCACGAACAGACCTTTAAGGATAACCTCAAGCCTGGGTTGTTCTCCAAAGTCAGAGCCATCCACAAAAGAGGCAATCAAGCAGCCCACAGTTCTACTCAGATTAGTACTAGTGACTCATTACGCATAGTAGAAGAACTATTTCACTTCCTCTACTGGCTCGCTCGTTTCTATTCTCCCAAAGGCAAACAGCTTCCCTCTATATCCTTTGACCGTTCTCTGATTCCCAGTCCAGACAAGAACCAGGATAAATCCCAAGTCGAACTACAGCAGCTCGAAACCAAGCTCTCTCAAACCGAACAGATGCGCTCTGTTGCCGAGAAACGGCAGCAGCAGACAAAGAGCGAATTAGAATCTTTAAAACAAGAAATAGCTACCCTCAAGAAGCAGAATGAAGCGGTAGCGGATACCCACGACTACAAAGAAGCTGATACCCGTAAGTACTTGATTGATATCCTGCTCAAAGAAGTAGGCTGGAATATCGATGGTAAAGATTGGACGGAGTACAAAGTATCAGGAATGCCCAACAATAAAGGTGTGGGCTTTGTAGACTACGTACTATGGGGAGATGATGGTAAACCCCTGGCTCTCATTGAAGCCAAACGCACTTCTTATAGTCCCACTAAGGGCAAACAGCAAGCCAAACTCTATGCAGACTGTTTAGAGCAGGAATTCGACCGACGACCCGTAATCTTTTACTCCAACGGTTACGATCATTGGATTTGGGACGATTGCACCTATCCCCCTCGCGAGATTGAGGGTTTTCTTAAAAAGGACGAACTAGAACGCATCATCTTCCGTCGAACCAACCGTAAAAGCCTCGATTTGGTCAGTCCCGACCCCAAGATTGCAGGGAGAACTTACCAAACAGAAGCCTTAAAACGCATTGGTGAAACCTTCGATCCCAAAAACGGTAGAAAAGCCCTGCTGGTGATGGCGACGGGAACGGGCAAGACCAGAACCGCGATCGCGCTGGTAGATATCTTGATGCGAGCTAACTGGGTCAAACGGGTGTTGTTTCTAGCAGACCGTAATTCTCTGGTACGGCAAGCCTTTCGTAACTTCAAAACCCACCTTCCCACTGTCACCCCCGTCAATCTCATTGAGGATAAAAAGCGATCGGCTAAAGACAAAAACATCAGCAGTGCCAATGTGGTTTTGTCCACCTACCCCACTATGTTCAACCAGATTGGTAAGAGTAATGGCGATGGCAAAGTCCTATTTAGCCCTGGTTACTTCGATTTGGTCATCGTCGATGAGGCGCACCGAGGGATTTACAAGAAGTATCAGGCACTGTTTGAGTATTTTGATAGCTTGCTGGTGGGACTGACCGCCACACCTAGATCTGAAGTCCACCGCGACACCTATCGGATCTTTGACCTAGAGGCAGGAGT is part of the Lusitaniella coriacea LEGE 07157 genome and harbors:
- a CDS encoding DMT family transporter, coding for MHPLKSPEKWHIALALVAGIFAISTSAIFIRLAIDAAGTRGVAFSLFLAASRLTLASLLLLPVGFRLKSQKISRQAVLFAVIAGACLALHFATWITSLSFTSIAASTTLVTTNPIWIALISWLWFGEKPTKIARIGIAIALCGGILIALGGGTADNTATNPLLGNVLALIGAWMVSLYILCGREAQRKGLGTGGYAIIAYSTSALLLFPFPLLFGSGYFNYPQPVYLYTILIALIPQLIGHTSLNWSVRWVSPIFISLAILFEPVGSSLLGFIFFKEIPGLPVLAGAAILLSGVATAIWGSR
- the polA gene encoding DNA polymerase I, whose amino-acid sequence is MTNTSSAPNPTPQQQPLLVIIDGHSLAFRSYFAFAKGRDGGLRTANGTPTNICFGFLKSLLQVMQAEHPQMLAVAFDLQEPTFRHKADATYKADRPEAPEDFAPDMKNLQRLLAALNLPVLTATGYEADDVLATLTKQGSEAGCRVKIASGDRDLFQLVDDGKKVSVLYFDKNAIRGSNIAGITEFDEEAVVQKLGIKPEQVVDYKALCGDKSDNIPGVRGIGEKTAVKLLIEYPTLGDIYQNIEKIKGANRKKLETGKDDAEKSQYLAQLRFDVPLNASLEACELKGFDAANVKPILEELELKQFLRQIDRIQEQFGGKETENSNITVEVADESLWFFSAEDTEKAEQAAQSLIEPQVIDTPEKLQELVQRLQQHTNFNNPVAWDTETTALDPFDAELVGLGCCWGDEVTDIAYIPVGHEEGTQLSKERVLNALRPILESEDYPKAFQNTKFDRLILRHQGINLSGVVFDTMLASYVLHPEQSHNLGDLSLRYLEGIESKSYKDLEIPKGKTIAYLPIPKAADYCGMDAYATFLLVEKLRAELASYPDLNNLLLEIEQPLEPALAEMEYRGIRIDIPYLNKLSQQLEKDLNKIEAQAYEDAGEEFNLGSPKQLSELLFEKLKLSRKKSRKIKTGYSTDHATLEKLQGDHPVIDRILEYRTLSKLKSTYVDAIPALTRPDTQRIHTNFNQTVTTTGRLSSSNPNLQNIPIRTEFSRQIRKAFLPKPGWQLIAADYSQIELRILAHLSQEPVLVEAYRNRQDVHTVTAQLLFEKETVTPDERRLGKTINFGVIYGMGAQRFAREAGVSSAEGKAFIDKYRDRYAKVFEYLESMKKTAIAQGYVTTLLERRRYFYFASSLKHELGKNPDSIDLEKFKKIGQGDSQLLRAAANAPIQGSSADIIKIATIKLHNLLQNYQTRLLLQVHDELVFEVPPDECEELTGKIQSIMEEAVSLSVPLVVEVRSGNNWMEAK
- a CDS encoding type I restriction-modification system subunit M encodes the protein MTITGEIKSKVDKLWTTFWNNGISNPLSVIEQISYLLFIKRLDDLELLKERKAQRLGKPIKDSIFSDEQQTLRWSHFKNLSDADKMLRIVRDEAFPFIKNLGGTQIETAYARHMKDAVFLIASPALLTNVVSQIEQIPMEDRDTKGDLYEYMLSKLTTAGTNGQFRTPRHIIKMMVELMNPGAREIICDPACGTGGFLVAAAEYLRNLKDSSGNSILNAPGNREHFNSKMFHGFDFDGTMLRIGSMNLMLHGIDDPKIEARDSISEDYSGISEAFTMILANPPFKGSVEKSTIAKDLTKVVSTTKTELLFLPLFLRLLKIGGQAAVIVPDGVLFGSSKAHKTIRKTLIENHKLDGVISMPSGVFKPYAGVSTAVIIFTKVGVEKDGTDYVWFYDMKADGLSLDDKRQPIEDNDILDLLEKWHNRDPKQESDRKAKAFFVPKKEIEAEGYDLSINRYKEIEYEEVEYDPPNVILGKLRSLENEIRADLDALEGMLG
- a CDS encoding restriction endonuclease subunit S — its product is MKDTALGEIAEFIRNGKSVKQTDGSGGLPITRIETISNGFINTQKFGFANLELQGNEDWLLNEGDILVSHINSTKHLGKCAIYQEHSGKIIHGMNLLNFRCKKDRAYPQYIFYALNSQRLKRQIPKITKNSVNQSSFTVTNFKQLVIPLSPLEEQKRIAAILDKADAVRQKRKEAIALTEELLRSTFLDMFGDPVTNPKGWEKVTFSQIVKGKMRNGLSPSSKGTYEGQVLTLSAITQGSFDISERKIANFDILPPKDKMLYKSDFLVCRGNGNINLVGCGRFPDDEYLNTMFPDTIIGVPIDYKIIDKNFLETLWNTPFIRRQIEKKARTTNGTYKINQTILSGIQLVLPPLKLQAQFSSVYQALKAMNRKLRLSLSNDLFDSLLQKAFRGEL
- a CDS encoding AAA family ATPase is translated as MAAEPPEIWVIGGSNGSGKTTFALNIFPNLGNIEFINADIIAAQLNPDNPDAVAIQASRMMLERLKSRASTKQGFAFETTLAARSVLVSVPLRFAPTRGLTALPLS